The following proteins are encoded in a genomic region of Streptomyces sp. NBC_01723:
- a CDS encoding segregation and condensation protein A, with the protein MTSNDASSPGPRAGRRRALGRGPGEAPGPAPTLEEQAPPRAAPAPVDVGPPPAPLPESAPIEVPPESAPVAVSPEAVRSEVSPSAPADASPAQGPEVDGDADGVFKVRLANFEGPFDLLLQLISKHKMDVTEVALSKVTDEFMAHIRAMGSDWDLDETTEFLVIAATLLDLKAARLLPAAEVEDEADLALLEARDLLFARLLQYRAYKQIAEIFNERLESEARRYPRTVGLEPHHAELLPEVVISIGPEGFAKLAVKAMQPKPKPQVYVEHIHAPLVSVQEQAGIVVARLRELGEASFRVLVQDTADTLTVVARFLALLELYREKAVELDQETALGDLLVRWTGGDEDAAPVVTDEFDRPPEKTEEERKA; encoded by the coding sequence ATGACCTCGAACGACGCCTCCAGCCCCGGCCCCCGCGCCGGCCGCCGGCGCGCGCTGGGGCGGGGGCCCGGAGAGGCCCCGGGGCCCGCGCCCACCCTCGAGGAGCAAGCACCGCCCCGCGCGGCGCCCGCGCCGGTCGACGTTGGGCCGCCGCCGGCTCCCCTGCCGGAATCGGCGCCCATTGAGGTCCCGCCGGAATCCGCGCCCGTCGCGGTCTCGCCGGAGGCCGTGCGCTCCGAGGTCTCGCCTTCCGCCCCGGCCGACGCGTCCCCTGCGCAGGGCCCGGAGGTCGACGGTGACGCCGATGGTGTCTTCAAGGTTCGGCTCGCCAACTTCGAGGGGCCGTTCGACCTGCTTCTTCAGCTGATCTCCAAGCACAAGATGGACGTCACCGAGGTCGCGCTGTCCAAGGTGACCGACGAGTTCATGGCGCACATCCGGGCGATGGGGTCCGACTGGGACCTCGACGAGACGACCGAGTTCCTGGTGATCGCCGCTACCCTCCTCGACCTGAAGGCGGCCCGGCTGCTGCCCGCCGCCGAGGTCGAGGACGAGGCCGACCTGGCACTTCTCGAGGCCCGCGACCTGCTGTTCGCGCGGCTGCTCCAGTACCGCGCGTACAAGCAGATCGCCGAGATCTTCAACGAGCGGCTGGAGTCCGAGGCCCGCCGCTACCCCCGTACCGTCGGCCTGGAACCCCACCACGCCGAGCTGCTGCCCGAGGTCGTCATCAGCATCGGCCCCGAGGGCTTCGCCAAGCTCGCCGTGAAGGCCATGCAGCCCAAGCCCAAGCCGCAGGTCTACGTCGAGCACATCCACGCGCCCCTGGTCAGCGTCCAGGAGCAGGCCGGGATCGTGGTGGCCCGGCTCCGGGAGCTGGGCGAGGCCAGCTTCCGGGTGCTGGTCCAGGACACCGCGGACACACTGACCGTCGTGGCCCGCTTCCTGGCCCTGCTGGAGCTGTACCGGGAGAAGGCCGTCGAGCTGGACCAGGAGACCGCGCTCGGCGACCTGCTGGTGCGCTGGACCGGCGGTGACGAGGACGCCGCACCGGTGGTGACCGACGAGTTCGACCGGCCGCCGGAGAAGACCGAGGAGGAGCGGAAGGCGTGA
- a CDS encoding ParA family protein: MPARAHSPGRLEAVGSVAVRTFEAAHQSPQATLTAHMSMDGQHVNAMAGDGSGAPRNHFADYDELPEGHFYDPDAEYEPDPEYAATLAPDAARQRRERIGPTGRPLPYFPIPGPLTDHGPAKIIAMCNQKGGVGKTTSTINLGAALAEYGRRVLLVDFDPQGALSVGLGVNPMELDLTVYNLLMERGMAADEVLLKTAVPNMDLLPSNIDLSAAEVQLVSEVARESTLQRALKPLMDDYDYIVIDCQPSLGLLTVNALTAAHKVIVPLECEFFALRGVALLTETIEKVQERLNPDLELDGILATMYDSRTVHSREVLARVVEAFDDHVYHTVIGRTVRFPETTVAGEPITTYASNSVGAAAYRQLAREVLARCHAE, encoded by the coding sequence ATGCCTGCACGGGCCCACAGCCCGGGGCGTCTCGAGGCTGTCGGCTCCGTCGCCGTACGTACCTTCGAAGCCGCCCACCAGAGTCCGCAGGCAACTCTGACAGCACACATGAGTATGGATGGCCAACACGTGAACGCCATGGCCGGCGACGGAAGTGGCGCGCCCCGCAACCACTTCGCCGACTACGACGAACTGCCCGAGGGGCACTTCTACGACCCGGACGCGGAGTACGAGCCGGATCCCGAGTACGCCGCCACGCTCGCGCCCGACGCGGCCCGCCAGCGCCGTGAGCGCATCGGTCCGACCGGACGCCCGCTGCCGTACTTCCCGATCCCGGGCCCGCTGACCGATCACGGCCCCGCGAAGATCATCGCGATGTGCAACCAGAAGGGCGGCGTGGGCAAGACCACGTCGACCATCAACCTGGGTGCCGCGCTCGCCGAGTACGGGCGCCGGGTGCTGCTCGTCGACTTCGACCCGCAGGGCGCGCTGTCGGTCGGGCTCGGCGTCAACCCGATGGAGCTCGACCTCACCGTCTACAACCTGCTCATGGAGCGGGGCATGGCGGCCGACGAGGTGCTGCTGAAGACGGCGGTCCCCAACATGGACCTGCTGCCCAGCAACATCGACCTGTCGGCGGCCGAGGTGCAGCTGGTGAGCGAGGTCGCGCGCGAGTCCACGCTGCAGCGCGCGCTGAAGCCGCTGATGGACGACTACGACTACATCGTGATCGACTGTCAGCCTTCGCTCGGCCTCCTCACGGTCAACGCCCTGACCGCCGCGCACAAGGTGATCGTGCCGTTGGAGTGCGAGTTCTTCGCGCTGCGCGGTGTGGCCCTGCTGACCGAGACGATCGAGAAGGTCCAGGAGCGGCTCAACCCGGACCTGGAGCTCGACGGCATCCTCGCCACGATGTACGACTCGCGCACGGTGCACAGCCGTGAGGTGCTCGCGCGTGTCGTCGAGGCGTTCGACGACCACGTCTACCACACGGTCATCGGGCGCACCGTCCGCTTCCCGGAGACCACGGTCGCCGGTGAGCCGATCACCACGTACGCCTCCAACTCCGTCGGTGCCGCCGCCTACCGCCAGCTCGCCAGGGAGGTGCTCGCCCGGTGTCACGCCGAGTGA
- the ald gene encoding alanine dehydrogenase, whose product MKVGIPREVKNNEFRVAITPAGVHELVRHGHQVVIEREAGVGSSIPDAEYVAAGARILDTADEVWAAADLVLKVKEPIAEEYHRLRKDQTLFTYLHLAASKECTDALVESGTTAIAYETVELPTRALPLLAPMSEVAGRLAPQVGAYHLMASNGGRGVLPGGVPGVIPAKAVVIGGGVSGWNATQIAVGMGFDVTLLDRDINKLREADKIFGAKVKAVISNSFELEKAVLDADLVIGAVLIPGAKAPKLVTNELVSRMKPGSVLVDIAIDQGGCFEDSRPTTHAEPTFPVHNSVFYCVANMPGAVSNTSTNALTNATLPYIVELANRGWVEALRRDPALARGLNTHDGKVVYREVADAHGLEYVDPSTLLG is encoded by the coding sequence GTGAAGGTCGGCATCCCCCGCGAGGTCAAGAACAACGAGTTCCGGGTGGCCATCACCCCCGCCGGCGTGCACGAGCTGGTGCGCCACGGCCACCAGGTGGTCATCGAGCGCGAGGCCGGCGTCGGCTCCTCGATCCCGGACGCCGAGTACGTCGCCGCCGGTGCCCGGATCCTGGACACCGCCGACGAGGTCTGGGCCGCCGCCGACCTGGTGCTGAAGGTCAAGGAGCCGATCGCGGAGGAGTACCACCGCCTCCGCAAGGACCAGACGCTCTTCACCTACCTGCACCTGGCCGCGTCCAAGGAGTGCACGGACGCCCTCGTCGAGTCCGGTACCACCGCGATCGCCTACGAGACGGTCGAGCTGCCCACCCGCGCCCTGCCGCTGCTGGCCCCGATGTCCGAGGTCGCGGGCCGGCTGGCCCCGCAGGTCGGCGCCTACCACCTGATGGCCTCCAACGGCGGCCGCGGTGTGCTGCCGGGCGGCGTGCCCGGCGTGATCCCGGCCAAGGCCGTCGTCATCGGTGGTGGCGTCTCCGGCTGGAACGCCACCCAGATCGCCGTCGGCATGGGCTTCGACGTGACCCTGCTCGACCGCGACATCAACAAGCTGCGCGAGGCCGACAAGATCTTCGGCGCCAAGGTCAAGGCCGTCATCTCCAACTCCTTCGAGCTGGAGAAGGCCGTCCTCGACGCGGACCTGGTGATCGGCGCGGTGCTCATCCCGGGCGCCAAGGCCCCGAAGCTGGTCACCAACGAGCTGGTCTCCCGGATGAAGCCCGGAAGTGTTCTTGTCGACATCGCGATCGACCAGGGCGGCTGCTTCGAGGACTCGCGTCCCACCACGCACGCCGAGCCGACCTTCCCGGTCCACAACTCGGTCTTCTACTGCGTGGCCAACATGCCGGGCGCGGTGTCCAACACCTCCACCAACGCCCTCACCAACGCCACGCTGCCGTACATCGTGGAGCTGGCCAACCGCGGCTGGGTCGAGGCGCTGCGCCGTGACCCCGCGCTGGCCCGGGGTCTCAACACGCATGACGGCAAGGTCGTTTACCGCGAGGTCGCCGACGCCCACGGCCTGGAGTACGTCGATCCCAGCACGCTGCTCGGCTAA
- a CDS encoding tetratricopeptide repeat protein → MTDQAVDTDGERLSEDPVEESRFLGRNRELKELRADIERAGLDTLSGRKAPRARVLLIAGRPGSGRTALAGELAAQVADDYPDGVLRARLSEPDGTRVPVARIARELLTDLDRPTPPGAGEDDLTEALRTALADRRVLLLLDDAADAEQVDALLPDTPDCLAVVVAEGPLTGITDVRPCTLGGLDTKSAMELLSWYTGSVRITVDPRAAEQLVEVCQAQPAALTLAGGWLAARPQAAVADLAKHVHAEGDEGTALSRVFRLVYASLPSTAARMLRLLSLAPAGLVDPHTASALAGCSVNGARTTLDDFVGLGLLRAVGSTPPGYEVPACLHARLTRLAETQDRPAELQLARARMLERTVRLLQSCRAVTETDSAQAREKLVGMPRDLRFPTPRAAADWLRARRPALLASARLAVADGELDTLARRLMSQLVRAMVAHFGTQAAAPDLYGIHRLVLDVAERRELPREKAAALLNLADLDARTGRTAEALVRYRAALDAGREANDPYATGRAMESVGGAHLELGDYDRAADWFGRALAQRLARDERADAARVYGRIATAHTYAGRYGEAVRSWRAAVAGYRKGGDVAAQARALSELARVQEYAGRPEESLRTCQEAVEWARRAEDVRLQAALHLRVADTLDRLGDPVAAGLKRSIADRMLREDPEDACEIRSASSED, encoded by the coding sequence GTGACGGATCAGGCGGTGGACACGGACGGCGAACGGCTGTCGGAAGACCCTGTCGAGGAGAGTCGGTTCCTGGGCCGCAACCGGGAGCTGAAGGAGCTGCGCGCCGACATCGAGCGCGCGGGCCTGGACACCCTCTCCGGACGCAAGGCCCCTCGCGCGCGCGTGCTGCTCATCGCCGGCCGCCCCGGCTCGGGCCGCACCGCGCTCGCCGGGGAACTGGCCGCCCAGGTCGCGGACGACTACCCCGACGGCGTGCTGCGGGCCCGGCTGAGCGAACCGGACGGCACGCGCGTGCCGGTCGCACGCATCGCCCGCGAACTCCTCACCGACCTGGACCGTCCCACCCCGCCCGGCGCCGGCGAGGACGACCTGACCGAGGCGCTGCGCACCGCCCTGGCCGACCGCCGGGTCCTGCTGCTGCTCGACGACGCCGCCGACGCCGAGCAGGTCGACGCCCTGCTGCCGGACACCCCGGACTGCCTGGCCGTGGTGGTCGCCGAGGGGCCGCTGACCGGCATCACGGACGTCCGCCCGTGCACGCTGGGCGGCCTCGACACCAAGTCGGCCATGGAACTGCTGTCCTGGTACACCGGCTCGGTCCGCATCACCGTCGACCCCCGGGCCGCCGAGCAACTGGTCGAGGTCTGCCAGGCCCAGCCCGCCGCGCTCACCCTGGCCGGCGGCTGGCTCGCGGCCCGGCCTCAGGCGGCCGTCGCCGACCTGGCGAAACACGTGCACGCGGAGGGCGACGAGGGCACCGCGCTCAGCCGCGTCTTCCGCCTCGTCTACGCCTCGCTGCCCAGCACCGCCGCCCGGATGCTCCGCCTGCTCTCCCTCGCCCCGGCCGGCCTGGTCGACCCGCACACCGCCTCCGCGCTCGCCGGGTGCTCGGTGAACGGTGCCCGCACCACCCTCGACGACTTCGTCGGCCTCGGCCTGCTGCGCGCGGTCGGCTCCACGCCGCCCGGGTACGAGGTTCCCGCCTGCCTGCACGCCCGGCTGACCCGCCTCGCCGAGACCCAGGACCGGCCGGCCGAGCTGCAGCTGGCCCGCGCCCGGATGCTGGAGCGGACGGTGCGGCTGCTCCAGTCCTGCCGGGCGGTCACCGAGACGGACAGTGCGCAGGCCCGCGAGAAGCTCGTGGGCATGCCGCGCGACCTGCGCTTCCCCACCCCGAGGGCGGCCGCCGACTGGCTGCGCGCCCGGCGCCCCGCCCTGCTGGCCTCGGCCCGCCTCGCGGTCGCCGACGGCGAGCTGGACACCCTGGCCCGCAGGTTGATGTCCCAGCTGGTCCGGGCCATGGTGGCGCACTTCGGCACCCAGGCCGCGGCCCCCGACCTGTACGGCATCCACCGTCTCGTGCTCGACGTCGCGGAGCGCCGCGAACTGCCCCGGGAGAAGGCCGCGGCCCTGCTGAACCTGGCCGACCTCGACGCCCGCACCGGCCGCACCGCCGAGGCCCTGGTGCGCTACCGGGCCGCGCTGGACGCCGGACGCGAGGCGAACGACCCGTACGCCACCGGCCGCGCGATGGAATCCGTGGGCGGCGCCCACCTGGAGCTCGGGGACTACGACCGGGCCGCCGACTGGTTCGGCCGGGCCCTGGCCCAGCGGCTGGCCCGCGACGAGCGCGCCGACGCCGCCCGGGTCTACGGCCGCATCGCCACCGCCCACACCTACGCGGGCCGCTACGGAGAGGCGGTGCGCTCCTGGCGCGCGGCCGTCGCCGGGTACCGCAAGGGCGGGGACGTGGCCGCGCAGGCGCGGGCGCTGTCGGAGCTGGCCCGGGTCCAGGAGTACGCCGGACGGCCCGAGGAGTCGCTGCGCACCTGCCAGGAGGCCGTCGAGTGGGCCCGCCGGGCCGAGGACGTCCGGCTCCAGGCCGCCCTGCACCTGCGGGTCGCCGACACCCTCGACCGGCTCGGCGACCCCGTCGCGGCGGGCCTGAAGCGGAGCATCGCCGACCGCATGTTGAGGGAAGATCCCGAAGACGCCTGCGAAATCCGTAGCGCATCGTCTGAAGATTGA
- a CDS encoding NUDIX domain-containing protein, with amino-acid sequence MTGSTIKDTPEEWEVRGTETPFRGKKTSVRTDDVVMPDGSVVTRDYQVHPGSVAVLALDGEGRVLVIRQYRHPVREKLWEIPAGLLDVPGENPLHAAQRELYEEAHVKAEDWRVLTDVYTTPGGCDEAVRIFLARSLSEAEGERFEVEDEEADMELARVPVADLVRGVLAGDLHNNCLVVGVLSLIAAERGDGLDALRPAEAPWPARPFEA; translated from the coding sequence ATGACGGGCAGTACGATCAAGGACACCCCCGAGGAGTGGGAGGTCCGGGGCACCGAGACGCCCTTCCGGGGGAAGAAGACCTCCGTCCGCACGGACGACGTGGTCATGCCCGACGGCTCCGTGGTGACCCGCGACTACCAGGTCCACCCGGGCTCCGTCGCCGTCCTCGCCCTGGACGGCGAGGGCCGGGTGCTGGTCATCCGCCAGTACCGGCACCCCGTGCGCGAGAAGCTGTGGGAGATCCCCGCCGGACTCCTCGACGTCCCCGGCGAGAACCCGCTGCACGCCGCCCAGCGCGAGCTGTACGAGGAGGCGCACGTCAAGGCCGAGGACTGGCGGGTGCTGACCGACGTCTACACCACCCCCGGCGGCTGCGACGAGGCCGTGCGGATCTTCCTCGCCCGGAGCCTCTCCGAGGCCGAGGGCGAGCGCTTCGAGGTCGAGGACGAAGAGGCCGACATGGAGCTGGCCCGGGTGCCGGTGGCGGACCTGGTGCGGGGTGTGCTCGCGGGCGATCTGCACAACAACTGCCTGGTCGTGGGCGTGCTCTCGCTGATCGCCGCGGAGCGGGGTGACGGACTCGACGCGCTCCGCCCGGCCGAGGCGCCGTGGCCGGCCCGTCCCTTCGAGGCCTGA
- a CDS encoding CTP synthase: MPPTAFRNSTASTTKHIFVTGGVASSLGKGLTASSLGMLLKARGLRVVMQKLDPYLNVDPGTMNPFQHGEVFVTNDGAETDLDIGHYERFLDRDLDGSANVTTGQVYNTVIAKERRGEYLGDTVQVIPHITNEIKHRIRRMATDEVDVVITEVGGTVGDIESLPFLETVRQVRHEVGRDNVFVVHISLLPYIGPSGELKTKPTQHSVAALRNIGIQPDAIVLRCDREVPTAIKRKISLMCDVDEAAVVACPDARSIYDIPKVVHTEGLDAYVVRKLDLPFRDVDWTTWDDLLDRVHKPDHEITMALVGKYIDLPDAYLSVTEALRAGGFANKARVKIKWVTSDDCKTAAGAAAQLGDVDAICIPGGFGDRGVLGKVGAIQYARENRIPLLGLCLGLQCIVVEAARNLAGIADANSTEFDPATGHPVISTMAEQLDIVAGEGDMGGTMRLGMYPAKLAEGSIVREVYDGKEYVEERHRHRYEVNNAYRAELEKKAGIVFSGTSPDGKLVEYVEYPRDVHPYLVATQAHPELRSRPTRPHPLFAGLVKAAVERKTSK, translated from the coding sequence ATGCCGCCCACTGCTTTTCGAAACAGCACTGCCTCGACGACCAAGCACATCTTCGTCACCGGGGGTGTCGCCTCCTCGCTCGGCAAGGGGCTGACGGCCTCCAGCCTCGGCATGCTGCTCAAGGCCCGGGGTCTGCGCGTCGTGATGCAGAAGCTCGACCCGTACCTGAACGTCGACCCGGGCACGATGAACCCCTTCCAGCACGGTGAGGTGTTCGTCACCAACGACGGCGCCGAGACCGACCTGGACATCGGCCACTACGAGCGCTTCCTCGACCGCGACCTCGACGGCTCCGCCAACGTCACCACCGGTCAGGTCTACAACACGGTGATCGCCAAGGAGCGGCGCGGCGAGTACCTGGGCGACACGGTCCAGGTCATCCCGCACATCACCAACGAGATCAAGCACCGCATCCGCCGCATGGCGACGGACGAGGTCGACGTCGTGATCACCGAGGTCGGCGGCACGGTCGGCGACATCGAGTCGCTGCCGTTCCTGGAGACCGTCCGCCAGGTCCGGCACGAGGTCGGCCGGGACAACGTGTTCGTGGTCCACATCTCGCTCCTGCCCTACATCGGCCCTTCGGGTGAGCTGAAGACCAAGCCGACCCAGCACTCGGTCGCGGCGCTGCGCAACATCGGTATCCAGCCGGACGCGATCGTGCTGCGCTGCGACCGCGAGGTCCCGACCGCGATCAAGCGCAAGATCTCCCTCATGTGCGACGTCGACGAGGCCGCCGTGGTGGCCTGCCCCGACGCCCGCTCGATCTACGACATCCCGAAGGTCGTCCACACCGAGGGTCTGGACGCGTACGTCGTCCGCAAGCTGGACCTGCCGTTCCGCGACGTGGACTGGACGACCTGGGACGACCTGCTCGACCGCGTCCACAAGCCCGACCACGAGATCACCATGGCCCTGGTCGGCAAGTACATCGACCTGCCCGACGCCTACCTCTCGGTCACCGAGGCGCTGCGCGCCGGCGGCTTCGCCAACAAGGCCCGCGTGAAGATCAAGTGGGTCACGTCCGACGACTGCAAGACCGCGGCGGGCGCGGCGGCGCAGCTCGGCGACGTCGACGCCATCTGCATCCCGGGCGGCTTCGGCGACCGCGGTGTGCTCGGCAAGGTCGGCGCCATCCAGTACGCCCGCGAGAACCGGATCCCGCTGCTCGGCCTCTGCCTGGGCCTGCAGTGCATCGTGGTCGAGGCCGCGCGCAACCTGGCCGGCATCGCGGACGCCAACTCCACCGAGTTCGACCCGGCCACCGGTCACCCGGTCATCTCCACCATGGCCGAGCAGCTGGACATCGTGGCCGGCGAGGGCGACATGGGCGGCACCATGCGGCTCGGCATGTACCCGGCGAAGCTGGCCGAGGGCTCCATCGTGCGCGAGGTGTACGACGGCAAGGAGTACGTCGAGGAGCGGCACCGGCACCGCTACGAGGTGAACAACGCCTACCGCGCGGAGCTGGAGAAGAAGGCCGGCATCGTCTTCTCGGGCACCTCCCCGGACGGCAAGCTCGTCGAGTACGTCGAGTACCCGCGCGACGTCCATCCGTACCTGGTCGCCACGCAGGCGCACCCGGAGCTGCGCTCGCGCCCGACCCGCCCGCACCCGCTCTTCGCCGGGCTGGTCAAGGCCGCGGTCGAGCGGAAGACGTCGAAGTAG
- a CDS encoding glycoside hydrolase family 15 protein, with the protein MAGRIEDYALIGDMQTAALVCRDGTVDWLCLPRFDSHAIFAGLLGTGEHGFWRIGPACTPGAEPPSAARRTYRGDSLILESEWDTGRGTVRVTDFMPPRDGAPQLIRIVEGVSGRVPMRSELRMRFSYGRVVPWVHKHEGRTVAVAGPDSVWFDTDVETYGKALTTYADFTVAPGDRIAFTISWEPSHKEPPPLPEPEQSLEATEDFWRDWVDHCTYHGPYREAVVRSLITLKALTYAPTGGIVAAPTTSLPEEIGGVRNWDYRYTWLRDAAITLSSLLRTGYREEARAWREWLLRAVAGDPENLQIMYGIAGERELGEAELDWLPGYENSTPVRVGNGAAHQLQLDVYGEVTEALHLAHMTGLARNDYASVLQLKLIRYLEDHWQEPDEGIWEVRGPRRHFVHSKVMAWVAVDRTIKLIESGDADGPLERWKQLRDDIHRDVCEKGYDKERNTFTQSYGSQELDASLLLIPQMGFLPPDDKRVIGTIEAIQRELSTSDGFILRYPTDGKDEGVDGLPGDEGAFLACSFWMADDLAMIGRVDEARKLFEKLLALRNDLGLLAEEWDPRLQRQVGNFPQAFSHVPLIDTALRLTASGAYGG; encoded by the coding sequence GTGGCCGGGCGCATCGAAGACTACGCACTCATCGGAGACATGCAGACCGCCGCACTGGTCTGCCGGGACGGCACAGTCGACTGGCTGTGCCTGCCCCGCTTCGACTCGCATGCCATCTTCGCCGGTCTGCTGGGCACCGGGGAACACGGCTTCTGGCGGATCGGACCCGCCTGCACCCCGGGCGCGGAGCCGCCCAGCGCGGCCCGGCGGACCTACCGCGGTGACTCGCTGATCCTGGAGTCCGAATGGGACACCGGGCGCGGCACGGTCCGGGTGACCGATTTCATGCCGCCGCGCGACGGCGCGCCGCAGCTGATCCGGATCGTGGAGGGCGTCTCCGGCCGGGTGCCGATGCGCTCGGAGCTGCGGATGCGGTTCAGCTACGGCCGGGTCGTCCCCTGGGTGCACAAGCACGAGGGCCGCACGGTGGCCGTCGCCGGGCCCGACTCGGTGTGGTTCGACACGGATGTCGAGACCTACGGCAAGGCGCTCACCACGTACGCGGACTTCACCGTCGCTCCGGGTGACCGGATCGCGTTCACCATCTCGTGGGAGCCCTCGCACAAGGAGCCGCCCCCGCTGCCCGAGCCCGAGCAGTCCCTGGAGGCCACCGAGGACTTCTGGCGCGACTGGGTCGATCACTGTACGTACCACGGCCCCTACCGGGAGGCCGTGGTCCGCTCCCTGATCACCCTGAAGGCCCTGACGTACGCCCCCACCGGCGGCATCGTCGCCGCGCCCACCACCTCCCTTCCGGAGGAGATCGGCGGCGTCCGCAACTGGGACTACCGCTACACCTGGCTGCGGGACGCGGCGATCACCCTGTCCTCACTGCTGCGCACCGGCTACCGCGAGGAGGCCCGCGCGTGGCGCGAGTGGCTGCTGCGCGCGGTCGCGGGCGACCCGGAGAACCTCCAGATCATGTACGGCATCGCCGGTGAGCGGGAGCTGGGCGAGGCGGAGCTGGACTGGCTGCCGGGGTACGAGAACTCCACCCCCGTGCGGGTCGGCAACGGCGCGGCGCACCAGCTCCAGCTGGACGTCTACGGCGAGGTCACCGAGGCCCTGCACCTGGCCCACATGACCGGCCTGGCCCGCAACGACTACGCGTCGGTGCTCCAGCTGAAGCTGATCCGCTACCTGGAGGACCACTGGCAGGAGCCGGACGAGGGCATCTGGGAGGTGCGCGGCCCGCGCCGCCACTTCGTGCACTCCAAGGTGATGGCCTGGGTCGCCGTCGACCGCACGATCAAGCTGATCGAGTCCGGCGACGCGGACGGCCCGCTGGAGCGCTGGAAGCAGTTGCGCGACGACATCCACCGGGACGTCTGCGAGAAGGGCTACGACAAGGAACGCAACACCTTCACGCAGTCCTACGGCTCCCAGGAACTGGACGCCTCGCTGCTGCTGATCCCGCAGATGGGCTTCCTGCCGCCGGACGACAAGCGGGTCATCGGCACCATCGAGGCCATCCAGCGTGAGCTGTCCACGTCGGACGGGTTCATCCTGCGCTACCCGACGGACGGCAAGGACGAGGGCGTCGACGGCCTCCCGGGCGACGAGGGCGCCTTCCTCGCCTGCTCGTTCTGGATGGCGGACGACCTGGCGATGATCGGCCGCGTGGACGAGGCCCGCAAGCTCTTCGAGAAGCTGCTCGCCCTGCGCAACGACCTCGGCCTGCTGGCCGAGGAGTGGGACCCGCGCCTGCAACGCCAGGTCGGCAACTTCCCCCAGGCCTTCAGCCACGTGCCCCTGATCGACACGGCACTGCGGCTGACGGCGAGCGGGGCGTACGGGGGATAG